In a single window of the Olivibacter sp. SDN3 genome:
- a CDS encoding MarR family winged helix-turn-helix transcriptional regulator produces the protein MSQDNTIDYYLKIAWQSIANKYNHLASKHGITQATGYLLINIRKEGTAVTQIAGLLGVKSTSLSRILNGMEGQGLIYRQADTQDKRSVRVFLTPLGVAKREIAKNIVRDFNNYFDDHIKDVERTKLIDMLKRLNDLAMNYIPKDESSK, from the coding sequence ATGAGTCAAGATAACACAATCGACTATTATTTAAAAATAGCATGGCAATCAATTGCCAATAAATATAATCATTTAGCGTCAAAACATGGTATTACCCAAGCTACAGGATATCTACTGATCAATATTCGAAAGGAGGGAACTGCAGTTACGCAGATAGCTGGATTGCTTGGAGTCAAGTCAACTAGCCTATCTCGCATATTGAACGGTATGGAAGGGCAGGGGTTGATTTATCGGCAAGCCGATACGCAGGACAAGCGATCAGTAAGGGTGTTTCTTACACCGCTCGGGGTAGCAAAGCGGGAAATAGCGAAGAATATCGTAAGAGATTTCAATAATTATTTTGACGATCACATTAAAGATGTAGAAAGAACAAAACTTATTGATATGTTGAAACGTTTAAATGACCTAGCTATGAATTACATTCCGAAGGATGAATCCTCCAAATAA
- a CDS encoding acetyl-CoA C-acyltransferase: protein MEAYIIAGYRSAVGKAPKGGFRFTRADDLASHVIKRLVDSIPNLDKAQIDDVIVGNATPEAEQGLNVARLISLMSLDTDKVPGVTVNRYCASGLETIATAVAKIKNGMADIIVAGGVEVMSGMPMGGWKLVPNPTVAKTHPDWYWNMGLTAEAVAKEFKVSRTDMDEFAFQSHQKALAAIKSGKFKDDIVPITIKENYINEGKIVDKEYVVDTDEGPRADTNVELLAKLKPVFAAGGSVTAGNSSQTSDGAAFVLVVSETKLKELNVEPIARLVSYGVAGVPPRIMGIGPIEAIPKALKQAGLKQDDIQLIELNEAFASQSLAVVRELGLNQEIINVNGGAIALGHPLGCTGAKLSVQLFNELKRREQQYGMVTMCVGTGQGAAGIFEIL from the coding sequence ATGGAAGCATATATTATAGCTGGTTACCGATCTGCTGTGGGTAAGGCCCCTAAGGGTGGCTTTCGCTTTACACGTGCAGATGATTTAGCCTCGCATGTTATTAAACGCTTAGTTGATTCTATCCCCAATCTTGATAAAGCGCAAATAGATGATGTGATAGTGGGAAATGCTACTCCGGAAGCGGAGCAAGGGCTCAACGTGGCAAGATTGATCTCTTTAATGTCTTTAGATACAGATAAAGTTCCGGGTGTTACAGTTAATCGCTACTGTGCATCGGGACTGGAAACGATAGCCACTGCGGTCGCTAAAATAAAAAACGGTATGGCAGATATTATTGTCGCTGGTGGTGTCGAAGTAATGTCTGGAATGCCAATGGGCGGATGGAAGCTCGTGCCAAACCCAACGGTTGCTAAAACCCACCCGGATTGGTATTGGAATATGGGGCTTACAGCGGAGGCTGTTGCCAAAGAGTTTAAGGTGAGTCGCACGGATATGGATGAATTTGCTTTTCAATCGCATCAAAAGGCATTGGCTGCTATAAAGAGCGGTAAATTTAAAGACGATATCGTTCCTATAACGATCAAAGAAAATTATATCAATGAAGGAAAAATAGTGGATAAAGAATATGTGGTTGATACAGATGAGGGACCGAGAGCAGATACCAATGTGGAGTTGTTGGCTAAATTAAAACCTGTTTTTGCTGCGGGGGGCAGTGTTACCGCCGGTAATTCCTCGCAAACATCAGACGGGGCAGCTTTCGTTTTGGTCGTTTCTGAAACAAAGCTAAAAGAGTTAAACGTTGAGCCAATTGCTAGACTAGTGAGTTATGGTGTAGCAGGTGTTCCACCAAGAATAATGGGAATAGGTCCTATAGAAGCTATTCCAAAAGCTTTGAAGCAAGCTGGTCTAAAGCAAGATGATATTCAACTGATTGAATTGAATGAAGCTTTTGCTTCGCAATCCTTAGCTGTTGTTAGGGAGCTCGGGTTAAATCAAGAGATCATCAATGTGAATGGAGGAGCTATTGCCTTAGGGCATCCATTGGGCTGCACTGGTGCTAAATTGAGTGTTCAACTGTTTAACGAGCTGAAGCGACGTGAACAGCAATATGGTATGGTAACGATGTGTGTGGGAACCGGACAGGGAGCTGCTGGAATATTTGAAATATTGTAA
- a CDS encoding 3-hydroxyacyl-CoA dehydrogenase/enoyl-CoA hydratase family protein: MMNRKIKKVAVLGSGVMGSRIACHFANIGVSVLLLDIPPRELTADEESKKLSLESKVVRNRIVKQSLDAAVKSNPSPLFSKKNVKLIETGNFQDDMEKIAQADWVIEVVVEKLEIKKQIFEQVEKYRKPETLITSNTSGIPIHLMIKDRSDDFKHNFCGTHFFNPPRYLRLLEIIPTAHTNHEVVDFLMEYGDKFLGKTTVLCKDTPAFIGNRIGVYSMLAVTHLVEKLDLTVEEVDKYTGPAMGHPKSATFRTSDVVGLDTMVNVANGLYENVPDDEARDIFKLPGYVLEMAEKKWLGEKTKQGFYKKQKDEKGNSEILVLDLKQLTYRKQEKVKSSTLEETKKIDDLAKRMKVYEQGDDKAAILFKAMHYPLFEYVSKRVPEITDDFFRIDDAMRAGFGWEFGPFEVWDALGVRDTIEKIKGEEKRLPGQTGEVAPWVIEMLESGHESFYQIENGERKFYDQASKNYKTIPGSEEFIILDHLRETKTLWKNSGVSIIDLGDGIINAEIRTKMNTIGGDVIQGINKAIDIAEKDYKGLVIGNDGANFSAGANIGMIFMMAVEEDYDELNMAVKMFQDTSMRLRYSSIPVVVAPFNLTLGGGCEFALHADFVQLHAETYMGLVEFGVGVIPGGGGTKEFALRASDEYKNDQITQNVLKDRFLTIGQAKVSTSAVEAYELGYLEKGKYAISMNRSRLLADAKSKALALADKGYTQPAQRDDIKVLGNQGLGIVYVGANSMKSGNYISEHDQKISEKLGWVMCGGNLSSPTEVSEQYLLDLERRAFLALAAERKTLERIQHMLTKGKPLRN, from the coding sequence ATGATGAACAGAAAGATTAAAAAAGTGGCAGTACTTGGCTCTGGTGTTATGGGGTCGCGTATAGCTTGTCATTTTGCAAATATAGGTGTATCTGTGCTGCTTCTCGATATTCCTCCTAGGGAGCTCACCGCTGACGAGGAATCGAAAAAGCTTAGCTTGGAAAGTAAAGTCGTTCGCAACAGAATCGTCAAGCAATCGCTAGATGCAGCCGTAAAGTCGAATCCTTCCCCGTTGTTCAGTAAGAAAAATGTTAAGTTGATCGAGACGGGCAATTTTCAAGATGATATGGAGAAAATAGCACAGGCCGATTGGGTGATAGAAGTGGTCGTAGAAAAGTTGGAGATAAAAAAGCAAATCTTTGAACAAGTGGAAAAATACCGAAAGCCGGAAACTCTGATCACTTCTAACACCTCTGGAATACCTATTCACTTAATGATCAAAGATAGAAGCGATGATTTCAAACACAATTTTTGTGGGACACACTTTTTTAATCCTCCTCGTTATTTACGCTTACTTGAGATTATTCCTACAGCGCATACCAATCATGAGGTGGTCGACTTTTTAATGGAATATGGGGATAAATTCTTAGGTAAGACGACGGTGCTTTGTAAGGATACACCTGCTTTTATTGGAAACAGAATAGGTGTTTATTCTATGTTAGCTGTAACCCATTTAGTAGAGAAGCTGGACTTAACTGTAGAAGAGGTAGATAAATATACTGGTCCGGCGATGGGACATCCAAAGTCGGCAACATTTCGTACATCGGACGTGGTAGGTTTAGATACGATGGTTAATGTGGCCAATGGATTATATGAAAATGTTCCCGACGATGAGGCCCGTGATATTTTTAAGTTGCCTGGTTACGTATTAGAGATGGCGGAAAAAAAGTGGCTGGGAGAGAAGACAAAACAAGGCTTTTACAAGAAACAGAAAGATGAAAAAGGTAACAGTGAGATATTAGTACTTGACTTAAAGCAACTAACTTATCGAAAACAAGAAAAGGTGAAATCGTCGACGCTGGAGGAAACAAAAAAAATAGATGATTTAGCTAAAAGAATGAAAGTTTATGAACAGGGGGATGACAAGGCTGCAATTCTCTTTAAGGCCATGCATTACCCGTTGTTTGAGTATGTTTCGAAGCGAGTACCTGAAATTACGGACGACTTTTTTCGTATCGACGACGCCATGCGCGCAGGATTTGGTTGGGAATTCGGACCATTTGAAGTATGGGATGCCTTAGGAGTTAGAGATACAATAGAAAAAATTAAGGGTGAAGAGAAACGGTTGCCTGGCCAAACGGGAGAAGTAGCTCCATGGGTGATAGAAATGCTGGAGAGCGGGCATGAGAGTTTCTATCAAATCGAAAATGGTGAAAGGAAATTCTATGATCAGGCAAGCAAAAATTATAAAACGATTCCGGGATCAGAAGAGTTTATTATACTGGATCACCTACGCGAAACAAAAACGTTGTGGAAGAATAGCGGGGTTTCTATTATAGACCTGGGCGATGGTATTATTAATGCTGAAATTCGCACGAAAATGAATACCATTGGTGGCGACGTTATTCAGGGTATCAATAAGGCTATTGATATAGCTGAAAAAGATTATAAAGGGTTGGTCATTGGAAATGACGGGGCAAATTTTTCAGCTGGGGCGAATATAGGTATGATTTTTATGATGGCTGTAGAAGAAGACTATGACGAATTGAATATGGCTGTGAAAATGTTCCAGGACACCTCGATGCGTTTACGTTATTCTAGTATACCGGTAGTCGTGGCGCCCTTTAACTTAACACTTGGGGGTGGATGCGAGTTTGCTTTACACGCTGATTTTGTACAGTTGCATGCGGAAACTTATATGGGTTTGGTAGAGTTTGGAGTGGGAGTTATACCCGGTGGGGGGGGGACGAAGGAATTCGCCTTGCGTGCATCTGATGAGTATAAAAATGATCAGATAACACAAAATGTTTTGAAGGATAGATTCCTGACCATCGGTCAGGCGAAAGTAAGCACTTCTGCTGTTGAGGCTTATGAGCTTGGTTATTTGGAAAAAGGTAAATATGCGATTTCCATGAACCGTAGCAGACTGTTAGCAGATGCCAAATCAAAGGCCTTAGCGTTAGCAGATAAGGGATATACGCAACCAGCTCAACGAGATGATATCAAAGTTTTAGGGAACCAAGGTTTAGGTATTGTATATGTCGGTGCAAATTCTATGAAATCGGGTAATTATATTAGTGAGCACGACCAAAAAATTTCTGAAAAATTAGGATGGGTAATGTGTGGTGGGAATTTGTCGTCGCCAACGGAAGTATCTGAACAATATTTGCTCGATTTGGAACGTAGGGCATTCTTGGCATTAGCTGCTGAACGAAAAACATTAGAACGTATTCAACATATGTTGACGAAAGGAAAGCCCCTACGGAATTAA